In one window of Echeneis naucrates chromosome 17, fEcheNa1.1, whole genome shotgun sequence DNA:
- the dnajb4 gene encoding dnaJ homolog subfamily B member 4 yields the protein MGKDYYKTLGISKGATDEDIKKAYRKQALKWHPDKNKSAAAEEKFKEIAEAYEVLSDPKKREIYDQYGEEGLKGGSGPTSDGQGSTFTYTFHGDPHATFATFFGGSNPFEMFFGRKANGRDDEDMEVDGNDPFGSFTSFNLNGFPRDAHIGLGGQQRRKQDPAIIHELRVSLEEVFHGCTKRMKISRKRLNPDGRTMRNEDKILTIEIKRGWKEGTKITFPREGDESPNTIPADIVFVIKDKPHPHFRREGSNIVYPVRVSLRQSLCGCSVTVSTIDGKTCNMKITDVIKPGLRKTVAGQGLPFPKNPEQRGDLVVEFDVNFPDMLPGNAKDVLKRHLPA from the exons ATGGGTAAAGATTACTATAAAACGTTGGGCATCTCTAAAGGAGCCACAGATGAAGATATAAAGAAAGCTTATAGAAAACAAGCGCTGAAATGGCACCCGGACAAAAACAAGTCTGCAGCCGCCGAGGAGAAATTTAAGGAAATCGCTGAGGCATATGAAGTCCTCAGCGACCCGAAGAAAAGGGAAATATATGATCAGTATGGAGAGGaag GTCTCAAGGGAGGAAGTGGACCCACCAGTGACGGACAAGGTAGCACTTTCACCTACACCTTCCACGGAGATCCTCACGCCACCTTTGCCACTTTCTTTGGTGGTTCCAACCCCTTCGAGATGTTCTTTGGGCGCAAAGCCAATGGGCGAGATGACGAGGACATGGAAGTGGATGGAAATGACCCCTTTGGTTCCTTCACCAGCTTCAACCTGAACGGCTTCCCTCGGGACGCCCACATCGGTCTGGGAGGGCAGCAGCGCCGGAAGCAAGACCCGGCCATCATCCATGAACTCAGGGTCTCCCTGGAGGAGGTCTTCCATGGCTGCACCAAGAGGATGAAAATCTCTCGCAAAAGGCTAAACCCAGATGGCAGGACCATGCGAAACGAGGATAAGATTCTCACCATTGAGATCAAGCGGGGCTGGAAAGAGGGAACCAAGATCACGTTCCCAAGGGAGGGAGACGAGTCACCAAACACCATTCCCGCTGACATCGTTTTCGTCATCAAGGACAAGCCGCACCCTCACTTTCGGAGAGAAGGGTCCAACATTGTGTATCCTGTTCGTGTGAGCTTACGGCAG TCATTGTGCGGATGCTCGGTTACCGTGTCGACGATAGATGGGAAGACGTGCAACATGAAGATCACAGACGTCATCAAGCCCGGCCTGAGAAAGACTGTTGCAGGGCAGGGTCTCCCTTTCCCCAAAAAcccagagcagagaggagatctCGTTGTGGAGTTTGACGTGAACTTTCCTGACATGTTGCCCGGCAACGCCAAAGACGTCCTGAAGCGACATTTACCTGCTTAG